A part of Azospirillum thermophilum genomic DNA contains:
- a CDS encoding sulfite exporter TauE/SafE family protein produces MPSPPASRSSSRSRAWRSSIRRWRRIDPPVPLAVAARLLLTLREVAASHRALEMDGAVPEKQAERSRAAAFGGGAVIGALGGLIGLGGAEFRLPLLIGAFRFAALEAVILNKAMSLIVVAFALPFRMGSVPVAAVAEHWPVVLNLLAGSLLGAWVGAGWAMRLRSGTLYRVIAVLLVLIAFALLSEMLLAGAAAGIPSQISPLRMVAGIGAGFAIGIVASLLGVAGGELLIPTLILLYTVDVKLAGSLSLAISLPTMVVGFARYSQDRSFAVLGRNRGFVLVMAAGSILGAFVGGQLLGVVPAVVLLPLLAGILLLSAAKIWRHTVV; encoded by the coding sequence TTGCCCTCGCCCCCGGCCAGCCGGTCTTCGTCCAGATCAAGGGCGTGGCGCTCGTCCATCAGGAGGTGGCGCCGGATTGACCCGCCGGTTCCGCTGGCGGTTGCCGCCCGTCTGCTGCTAACCCTTCGGGAGGTTGCAGCCAGCCACAGGGCGCTTGAGATGGACGGTGCGGTACCGGAAAAGCAGGCAGAGCGGAGTCGGGCGGCCGCCTTCGGCGGCGGGGCGGTCATCGGGGCGCTCGGCGGGCTGATCGGGCTGGGCGGCGCGGAGTTCCGCCTGCCGCTGCTGATCGGCGCCTTCCGCTTCGCGGCGCTGGAGGCGGTGATCCTCAACAAGGCGATGAGCCTGATCGTCGTCGCCTTCGCCCTTCCCTTCCGCATGGGATCGGTTCCCGTCGCGGCGGTGGCCGAGCATTGGCCGGTGGTTCTGAACCTGCTGGCCGGCAGCCTGCTCGGCGCCTGGGTCGGGGCGGGCTGGGCGATGCGGTTGCGCAGCGGCACGCTTTACCGGGTCATCGCCGTTCTTCTGGTGCTGATCGCGTTCGCCCTGCTGTCGGAAATGCTGCTGGCCGGGGCGGCAGCCGGCATCCCGTCACAGATAAGTCCGCTGAGGATGGTGGCGGGGATCGGCGCCGGGTTCGCAATCGGCATCGTCGCCTCCCTGCTCGGCGTTGCCGGTGGAGAACTGCTGATCCCCACCCTGATCCTGCTCTACACGGTGGACGTCAAGCTGGCGGGCAGCCTGTCGCTGGCGATCAGCCTGCCGACCATGGTTGTCGGATTCGCCCGCTACAGCCAGGACCGCAGCTTTGCCGTCCTGGGCCGCAACCGCGGATTCGTCCTGGTGATGGCGGCCGGCTCCATCCTTGGCGCCTTCGTCGGCGGGCAGTTGCTGGGGGTTGTCCCGGCCGTGGTGCTGCTTCCCCTGTTGGCGGGCATTCTGCTGCTTTCGGCCGCGAAAATCTGGCGTCATACAGTTGTATGA
- a CDS encoding ImuA family protein: protein MQALRDRIRALEGPVPDDGHAPLTLGVPALDGHLPDGGLRCPGVHELLGEEADAARIGFAAVLLGRRADGPVFWSRGHPPGGGPALNGLGLCRFGLDPRRLLLNQTGQPAESLWILEEAARCSAFAAVVGEGVTPTPMQARRLQLAAEAGGTCLLLLPPPQSRPPPSLAVTRWRVASLPGGRAGGRGGGWIGPPRWRVTLLRCRGGLPGDWVLEWDDEALRLDLVDDMADRPLAEAVFG, encoded by the coding sequence GTGCAAGCGCTTCGGGACCGGATCCGGGCCCTGGAAGGCCCGGTTCCGGACGATGGCCATGCCCCGTTGACGCTGGGCGTTCCGGCCCTGGACGGGCACCTGCCGGACGGCGGACTGCGCTGCCCCGGCGTGCATGAACTGCTGGGCGAGGAGGCCGACGCCGCCCGCATCGGCTTCGCCGCCGTCCTGCTCGGCCGCCGCGCCGACGGCCCCGTCTTCTGGTCGAGGGGGCATCCGCCCGGCGGCGGGCCGGCCCTGAACGGGCTTGGGCTGTGCCGCTTCGGCCTCGATCCGCGGCGCCTTCTCCTCAACCAGACCGGCCAGCCGGCCGAAAGCCTCTGGATCCTGGAGGAGGCCGCCCGCTGCAGCGCCTTCGCCGCCGTGGTCGGAGAGGGCGTGACGCCGACGCCGATGCAGGCCCGCCGCCTGCAACTCGCCGCCGAGGCGGGGGGCACCTGCCTTCTGCTCCTCCCGCCGCCGCAATCCCGTCCGCCGCCCTCCCTGGCCGTCACCCGCTGGCGGGTGGCCTCGTTGCCCGGCGGGCGGGCCGGCGGACGGGGAGGAGGTTGGATCGGACCGCCGCGCTGGCGCGTCACGCTGCTGCGGTGCCGCGGCGGCCTTCCCGGGGATTGGGTGCTGGAGTGGGACGATGAGGCGCTTCGTCTCGATCTGGTTGACGACATGGCCGACCGACCGCTGGCTGAAGCGGTCTTCGGATAG
- the modC gene encoding molybdenum ABC transporter ATP-binding protein encodes MTAPAASSTEAPAVEAAFRGRLGTFTLDVAFRAPARGVTALFGPSGCGKTTVLRCVAGLQRLDGRFAIDGEVWQDAGSFRPTHKRPIGYVFQEANLFPHLSVRANLLYGHRRTVGRGLPETIREAEVVELLGLSRLLDRSPRNLSGGERQRVAVGRALLSQPRLLLMDEPLAALDRFSKDDILPYLERLHDVLSVPVLYVSHDIAEVERLADHLVLLREGRLVASGPLQDLQSDPALPIARMPEAGVTLPATVAGHDPAYGLTALDLAGGRLQVPGDLGPVGAARRVRIAASDVSLARHPPEGSTILNALPARILAAEPQDHVQVMAVVALGDGAGGTGARVLARVTRKSWDALALAPGQPVFVQIKGVALVHQEVAPD; translated from the coding sequence ATGACGGCGCCCGCCGCCTCCTCGACCGAAGCGCCGGCGGTCGAGGCCGCCTTCCGCGGCAGGCTCGGCACCTTCACGCTGGACGTCGCCTTCCGCGCGCCCGCTCGGGGAGTCACCGCCCTGTTCGGCCCCTCGGGCTGCGGCAAGACGACGGTGCTGCGCTGCGTCGCCGGCCTCCAGAGGCTCGACGGCCGCTTCGCCATCGATGGCGAGGTCTGGCAGGATGCCGGCAGCTTCCGCCCGACCCACAAGCGGCCCATCGGCTATGTCTTCCAGGAAGCGAACCTGTTCCCCCACCTGTCGGTGCGCGCCAACCTGCTGTACGGCCACCGCCGCACCGTCGGCCGCGGCCTGCCGGAAACCATCCGCGAGGCGGAGGTGGTGGAGCTTCTCGGCCTGTCCCGGCTGCTCGACCGCTCGCCGCGCAACCTGTCTGGCGGCGAACGGCAGCGGGTGGCGGTCGGCCGCGCGCTCCTCTCCCAACCCCGCCTGCTGCTGATGGACGAGCCGCTGGCGGCGCTGGACCGCTTCAGCAAGGACGACATCCTGCCCTATCTGGAACGGCTGCACGACGTGCTGTCGGTACCCGTCCTGTACGTCAGCCACGACATCGCGGAGGTGGAGCGGCTGGCCGACCATCTGGTCCTGCTGCGCGAAGGGCGGCTGGTCGCCTCCGGGCCGCTGCAGGATCTCCAGTCCGACCCCGCCCTGCCCATCGCCCGCATGCCGGAAGCCGGGGTCACGCTGCCGGCCACGGTCGCCGGCCATGATCCGGCCTATGGCCTGACGGCATTGGATTTGGCCGGCGGCCGGCTGCAGGTGCCGGGCGACCTCGGCCCCGTGGGTGCCGCCCGCCGGGTGCGGATCGCCGCCTCCGACGTCAGCCTCGCCCGCCACCCGCCGGAGGGCAGCACCATCCTGAACGCCCTGCCCGCCCGCATCCTGGCCGCCGAACCGCAGGACCATGTCCAGGTGATGGCGGTGGTGGCGCTTGGCGACGGTGCGGGCGGGACCGGCGCCCGCGTGCTCGCCCGCGTCACCCGCAAGTCGTGGGACGCCCTTGCCCTCGCCCCCGGCCAGCCGGTCTTCGTCCAGATCAAGGGCGTGGCGCTCGTCCATCAGGAGGTGGCGCCGGATTGA
- the modB gene encoding molybdate ABC transporter permease subunit has translation MTIWQPVLLTLELASLTTAILLLIGTPIAWWLARSGAWWKEAVATVVALPLVLPPTVLGFYLLMLLGPQGPGGWLASLWGARSLAFTFEGLVIGSVLYSMPFVVQPIRNAFEATGDRPWEAAATLRASPLDAFFTVAVPLARRGFLTGAVLGFAHTMGEFGVVLMIGGNIPGKTKVLSVAIYDYVETLQWTEAHLLAGGMLVFSFTVILAMMMLEKRIGRDRT, from the coding sequence ATGACGATCTGGCAACCCGTCCTCCTGACGCTGGAGCTGGCCTCCCTGACCACGGCGATCCTGCTGCTGATCGGGACGCCCATCGCCTGGTGGCTCGCCCGCTCCGGCGCCTGGTGGAAGGAGGCGGTGGCGACGGTGGTCGCCCTGCCGCTGGTCCTGCCGCCGACGGTGCTGGGCTTCTACCTGCTGATGCTGCTGGGACCGCAGGGGCCGGGCGGCTGGCTCGCCTCGCTGTGGGGAGCGCGGTCGCTCGCCTTCACCTTCGAGGGGCTGGTGATCGGCTCCGTCCTCTACTCCATGCCCTTCGTCGTCCAGCCCATCCGCAACGCCTTCGAGGCGACCGGTGACCGGCCGTGGGAGGCGGCGGCCACGCTCCGCGCCTCGCCGCTGGATGCCTTCTTCACGGTGGCGGTGCCGCTGGCGCGGCGCGGCTTCCTGACCGGCGCGGTGCTCGGCTTCGCCCACACGATGGGGGAGTTCGGCGTCGTGCTGATGATCGGCGGCAACATCCCCGGCAAGACCAAGGTGCTGTCGGTCGCCATCTACGACTATGTCGAGACCCTGCAATGGACCGAAGCGCATCTGCTGGCCGGCGGGATGCTGGTGTTCTCCTTCACCGTGATCCTGGCGATGATGATGCTGGAAAAGCGCATCGGACGGGATCGCACATGA
- a CDS encoding MarR family winged helix-turn-helix transcriptional regulator translates to MPAAVRTSKLAGLFEHAARLIHGAGHAHGLYPAQWTALRYFSETGRDRAPTVAGLMRFQNMAMSPVARTVRSMVEKGLLERRPNPQDRRADLIDLTDEGRRLLELDPRQRLEALLDKVPASQKVVVAEALQILIDGLLDETDRSAPPPDRS, encoded by the coding sequence ATGCCCGCAGCGGTGCGGACGAGCAAGCTTGCCGGGCTGTTCGAACATGCCGCCCGCCTGATTCATGGGGCGGGGCATGCCCATGGCCTGTACCCGGCGCAATGGACGGCCCTGCGCTATTTCTCGGAGACGGGCCGGGACCGGGCGCCGACCGTCGCCGGCCTGATGCGCTTCCAGAACATGGCGATGAGCCCGGTCGCCCGCACCGTCCGCTCCATGGTGGAGAAGGGACTGCTGGAGCGCCGGCCCAACCCGCAGGACCGCCGGGCCGACCTGATCGACCTGACGGACGAAGGCCGCCGCCTGCTGGAACTCGATCCACGGCAGCGGCTCGAGGCGCTGCTCGACAAGGTTCCGGCAAGCCAGAAGGTGGTGGTGGCCGAGGCGTTGCAAATCCTGATCGACGGGCTGCTGGACGAGACCGACCGCTCCGCGCCGCCGCCGGACAGGTCATAG
- a CDS encoding error-prone DNA polymerase yields the protein MTGGYVELQVTTNLSFLHGASHPDEMALTAAALGHRAIGIADRNTLGGVVRMHVGAKRHGIRALVGCRVEMTDAPPALVYPTDRAAYGRLSRLISLGRRRGDKGDCLLRYADLLEFGEGQLVIALPPAGRLTALRLEEFGRHLRQVAADFPGRTYLAVQQLHLADDRRRLDRLGALADRLAVPLVATNDVHYHAAHRAPLQDVLTCIREKTTLARAGRRLFPNAERHLKPAGAMAALFAARPDAVVRTLEIADRCRFSLEELRYEYPAEPVPEGSTPQEELIRRTWEGAAARWPEGVPEPVRATLERELTLIGQLGYAPYFLSVHDIVRFARDRDILCQGRGSAANSAVCYALSITAVDPARNDLLFERFISAARNEPPDIDVDFEHERREEVIQYIYGKYGRDRAGLTAITVSYRSKMAVREVGKVMGLSADTIEALSKTVWSWGREEPDDSRIRQAGIDPEEPTIATAIRLARELIGFPRHRSQHPGGFVITRGRLDEVVPIEKAAMEGRTVVEWDKDDLDHLGILKIDVLALGMLTCLRKGFDMLSAIEGRPFGLTDVPAEDPETYAMIRKADTIGVFQIESRAQMAMLPRLGPETFYDLVIEVAIVRPGPIQGDMVHPYIRRRKGLEEPDLPTPALKEVLEKTLGVPLFQEQAMRIAIVCAGFSGEEADQLRRAMATFRRMGIIKEYHDRFVGGMVRNGYDPAFAERCFRQIEGFGNYGFPESHAYSFALLAYASAWLKCRHPAIFCAALLNSQPMGFYAPAQIVRDAREHGVEVRAVDVNHSEWDCVLEAGRGGPAVRLGFRLVKGFREADAIALVKARADGYRTVQEVWRRAALGPAALERLAQADGWQSIGLGRREALWQVRALGAEPLPLFAVADARLLPGDNRGPVEHADEPAVILPAMPLGESVVEDYRAVSLSLRTHPLSLLRPRLRGLGYSPARGLEAAADGRKLAVAGLTLVRQRPGTASGVVFVTLEDETRVANIVVWSAIFDRFRRVVLGATIMGVEGRVQKEGEVIHLVADRLVDLSPLLGELVTIDRPVFPASRDFR from the coding sequence ATGACCGGCGGCTATGTCGAGCTGCAGGTGACGACCAACCTGTCCTTCCTCCATGGCGCCTCCCACCCCGACGAGATGGCGCTGACGGCGGCCGCGCTCGGCCACCGCGCCATCGGCATCGCCGACCGCAACACGCTGGGCGGCGTGGTGCGGATGCATGTCGGGGCGAAGAGGCACGGCATCCGCGCCCTGGTCGGCTGCCGGGTGGAGATGACGGACGCCCCGCCCGCCCTGGTCTACCCGACCGACCGGGCGGCTTATGGCCGGCTCAGCCGGCTGATCAGCCTGGGGCGGCGGCGCGGCGACAAGGGGGACTGCCTGCTGCGCTACGCCGACCTGCTGGAGTTCGGGGAGGGGCAGCTCGTCATCGCGCTTCCGCCGGCCGGCCGGCTGACCGCCCTGCGGCTGGAGGAGTTCGGGCGGCATCTGCGGCAGGTGGCGGCGGACTTCCCCGGGCGGACCTATCTCGCCGTGCAGCAACTCCACCTTGCCGACGACCGGCGGCGGCTCGACCGGCTGGGCGCCCTGGCGGACCGGCTGGCGGTGCCGCTGGTGGCGACGAACGACGTGCATTATCACGCCGCCCACCGCGCGCCGCTGCAGGACGTGCTGACCTGCATCCGCGAGAAGACCACCCTGGCCAGGGCCGGGCGCCGGCTGTTCCCCAATGCCGAGCGGCACCTGAAGCCGGCCGGGGCGATGGCCGCCCTGTTCGCCGCCCGCCCCGACGCGGTCGTCCGCACGCTGGAGATCGCCGACCGCTGCCGCTTCTCGCTGGAGGAACTGCGCTACGAGTACCCGGCCGAACCGGTGCCCGAGGGCTCCACCCCGCAGGAGGAGCTGATCCGCCGCACCTGGGAGGGCGCCGCGGCGCGCTGGCCGGAGGGCGTTCCGGAGCCGGTGCGGGCGACGCTGGAGCGCGAGCTGACGCTGATCGGGCAGTTGGGCTACGCCCCCTACTTCCTGTCCGTCCACGACATCGTGCGCTTCGCCCGTGATCGCGACATCCTGTGCCAGGGCCGCGGATCGGCCGCCAACTCCGCCGTCTGCTACGCCCTGTCGATCACCGCGGTGGATCCGGCGCGCAACGACCTGCTGTTCGAGCGCTTCATCTCCGCCGCCCGCAACGAACCGCCGGACATCGACGTGGATTTCGAGCATGAGCGGCGGGAGGAGGTGATCCAGTACATCTACGGCAAATACGGCCGCGACCGCGCCGGGCTGACGGCCATCACCGTCTCCTACCGCTCCAAGATGGCGGTGCGCGAGGTCGGCAAGGTGATGGGACTGTCGGCCGACACCATCGAGGCGCTGTCGAAGACTGTCTGGTCCTGGGGCCGGGAGGAACCTGACGACTCCCGCATCCGTCAGGCCGGCATCGACCCCGAGGAGCCGACCATCGCCACCGCGATCCGGCTCGCCCGCGAGTTGATCGGCTTTCCCCGTCACCGCAGCCAGCATCCCGGCGGCTTCGTCATCACCCGCGGACGGCTGGACGAGGTGGTGCCGATCGAGAAGGCCGCGATGGAGGGCCGCACCGTCGTCGAGTGGGACAAGGACGACCTGGACCATCTGGGAATCCTGAAGATCGACGTCCTGGCGCTCGGCATGCTGACCTGCCTGCGCAAGGGTTTCGACATGCTGTCCGCCATCGAGGGCCGCCCCTTCGGCCTGACCGACGTGCCGGCGGAGGACCCGGAGACCTATGCGATGATCCGCAAGGCCGACACGATCGGCGTCTTCCAGATCGAATCGCGCGCCCAGATGGCGATGCTGCCGCGCCTGGGACCGGAGACCTTCTACGATCTGGTGATCGAGGTCGCCATCGTCCGCCCCGGCCCCATCCAGGGTGACATGGTCCACCCCTACATCCGCCGCCGCAAGGGTCTGGAGGAGCCGGACCTGCCGACCCCGGCGCTGAAGGAGGTCCTGGAGAAGACCCTGGGCGTTCCGCTGTTCCAGGAGCAGGCGATGCGCATCGCCATCGTCTGCGCCGGCTTCTCGGGCGAGGAGGCCGACCAGCTTCGCCGCGCCATGGCGACCTTCCGCCGGATGGGGATCATCAAGGAGTATCACGACCGCTTCGTCGGCGGCATGGTGCGCAACGGCTACGATCCCGCCTTCGCCGAGCGCTGCTTCCGCCAGATCGAAGGGTTCGGCAATTACGGCTTTCCCGAAAGTCACGCCTACAGCTTCGCCCTGCTGGCCTATGCGTCGGCCTGGCTGAAGTGCCGGCATCCTGCGATCTTCTGCGCGGCCCTGCTGAACTCCCAGCCCATGGGCTTCTATGCCCCGGCCCAGATCGTCCGCGACGCGCGGGAGCATGGGGTCGAGGTGCGGGCGGTGGACGTCAACCATTCCGAATGGGACTGCGTGCTGGAGGCCGGGCGTGGCGGTCCGGCGGTCCGGCTGGGCTTCCGGCTGGTGAAGGGGTTCCGCGAGGCGGACGCGATCGCCCTGGTGAAGGCGCGGGCCGACGGCTACCGCACGGTCCAGGAGGTCTGGCGGAGGGCGGCGCTGGGACCGGCGGCGCTGGAGCGGCTGGCCCAGGCGGACGGCTGGCAATCCATCGGGCTCGGCCGGCGGGAGGCGCTGTGGCAGGTCCGCGCGCTGGGGGCGGAGCCTTTGCCCCTCTTCGCCGTGGCCGATGCGAGGCTGCTGCCCGGCGACAACCGCGGGCCGGTGGAGCACGCCGACGAGCCGGCGGTGATTCTGCCCGCCATGCCGCTCGGCGAATCGGTGGTGGAGGATTATCGTGCCGTCTCGCTCAGCCTGCGGACGCATCCGCTCTCGCTCCTGCGGCCGCGGCTGCGGGGCCTCGGCTACAGCCCGGCGCGCGGTCTCGAGGCGGCGGCGGACGGGCGGAAGCTGGCGGTCGCCGGCCTGACCCTGGTGCGCCAGCGGCCGGGGACCGCCAGCGGCGTGGTCTTCGTGACGCTGGAGGACGAGACGCGGGTCGCCAACATCGTCGTCTGGTCGGCGATCTTCGACCGTTTCCGCCGCGTCGTGCTGGGCGCCACCATCATGGGGGTCGAGGGACGTGTGCAGAAGGAGGGGGAGGTCATCCACCTCGTCGCCGACCGTCTGGTCGACCTGTCGCCCCTGCTGGGCGAACTGGTGACCATCGACCGGCCGGTCTTCCCGGCTTCCCGCGATTTCCGGTAG
- a CDS encoding Y-family DNA polymerase, with translation MRRFVSIWLTTWPTDRWLKRSSDRRAGERPLALAAPGQGGVRLTAVSAEAAAEGLVPGLTVAEARALVPSLLVGDADPLGDAADLRRLALWCRRWTPRVAADGEDGLLLDITGCDHLFGGEGGLVTEIAARLGRAGIGHRLGLAGTPAASWGWARYRPARSSPVLRPEEAMTVLGRLPTDALRLPPGMAVSLGRVGLRLIEDLMRLPRAPLAARFGRELLDRLDRLTGAAADPLAPVEAPESWSARLALAEPISRREDFEEAASRLLADLAESLRAAGRGARSLRLSLFRVDGGLQVLEIGAGRPSRDPRHLLRLFRERFDRIEPGFGVEVLTLEATETNLLPPEQTEAGGDGADTALCELVDRLRTRAGGRAALRLSVCDTHVPERSVALRPYEEDGTLPDDGGEGERPVLLLSPPEPIQGDGTGEAVPEAFYWRGRRYHVGLVEGPERIRSEWWRDRDAVRDYYRVQEIGGRRFWIFRRRGSALDGWFLHGLFA, from the coding sequence ATGAGGCGCTTCGTCTCGATCTGGTTGACGACATGGCCGACCGACCGCTGGCTGAAGCGGTCTTCGGATAGGCGGGCCGGGGAACGGCCGCTGGCGCTGGCCGCTCCGGGGCAGGGCGGGGTGCGGCTGACCGCGGTGAGCGCCGAGGCCGCGGCCGAAGGGCTGGTGCCCGGCCTGACGGTCGCGGAGGCGCGGGCGCTGGTGCCGTCCCTGCTGGTCGGCGATGCCGATCCGCTGGGCGACGCCGCCGACCTGCGGCGCCTCGCCCTGTGGTGCCGCCGCTGGACCCCGCGCGTCGCCGCGGACGGGGAGGACGGGCTGCTGCTCGACATCACCGGCTGCGACCATCTGTTCGGCGGGGAGGGAGGGCTCGTGACCGAGATCGCCGCCCGGCTGGGACGGGCCGGCATCGGGCACCGGCTGGGGCTTGCCGGCACGCCGGCCGCCTCCTGGGGCTGGGCCCGCTACCGTCCGGCGCGCAGCAGTCCGGTCCTCCGCCCAGAGGAGGCCATGACGGTGCTCGGCCGGCTGCCGACCGATGCGCTGCGCCTGCCGCCGGGCATGGCGGTCTCGCTGGGACGGGTCGGCCTGCGGCTGATCGAGGATCTGATGCGGCTGCCGCGTGCGCCGCTGGCCGCCCGTTTCGGCCGGGAGCTTCTCGACCGGCTCGACCGGCTGACCGGTGCCGCCGCCGACCCGTTGGCCCCGGTGGAGGCGCCGGAGAGCTGGAGCGCCCGGCTCGCCCTGGCCGAACCGATCAGCCGGCGCGAGGATTTCGAGGAGGCGGCATCGCGGCTGCTGGCGGATCTGGCGGAAAGCCTGCGCGCCGCCGGCCGTGGCGCGCGGTCGCTGCGCCTGTCGCTGTTCCGCGTGGATGGCGGCCTGCAGGTGCTGGAGATCGGCGCCGGGCGGCCATCGCGCGATCCGCGCCATCTGCTGCGCCTGTTCCGCGAGCGCTTCGACCGGATCGAGCCCGGCTTCGGCGTCGAGGTCCTGACCCTGGAGGCGACCGAGACCAATCTCCTGCCTCCGGAACAGACGGAGGCCGGTGGTGACGGGGCGGATACCGCCCTTTGCGAGCTGGTGGACCGGTTGCGCACGCGGGCCGGCGGCAGGGCCGCCCTGCGGCTGTCGGTCTGCGACACCCACGTGCCGGAGCGCAGCGTCGCCCTGCGACCGTACGAGGAGGACGGCACGCTTCCAGACGACGGGGGGGAGGGGGAACGGCCCGTCCTGCTGCTCTCCCCGCCTGAGCCGATTCAGGGTGATGGAACCGGGGAGGCGGTGCCGGAGGCCTTCTACTGGCGGGGCCGCCGCTACCATGTCGGGCTGGTCGAGGGGCCGGAGCGCATCCGGTCGGAATGGTGGCGGGACCGCGACGCGGTGCGCGACTATTACCGGGTGCAGGAGATCGGCGGCCGGCGGTTCTGGATCTTCCGGCGGCGGGGCTCGGCGCTCGACGGCTGGTTCCTGCACGGGCTGTTCGCATGA